The Agrobacterium vitis region GGTTTTGACGGTACTTTATTGGCGCGTCGGATCCACGTTCGCGGTTTATGGTTCGCTGCGAAGCGGCCGATTGATGTCGATAGTTCACAGAATTTTTTCTGCCCTGAAATTCCAAAAACCTATAGTAAAATCAAGAGACTAACATTTTAACGGACCTGGTCACGGCGACTGGAACTGAAAAGGAAGTTTTCTTTAGTAAAATCAACTACTTAGGATAGAAAAAATATTAGTGTGGGGCAGAAACGGATAAAAAAGGCGGCTATGGCGTAGTTTCGGCAGTCTCACGTCTGCCTAACGCCTTCCCTCCCCTCTCTTTAGTTTGGAGCCGTCTTATCAATGCGGTTGTCCCAGTGCCGCGGAGGACGGACGGCTAGTCTCAAGTGTCTTGCTCTGCAGCGACGCCGAGCCTAGTGATGTCGCACGACTGTCATCCCCGATTTGCGACCCCTCTGTGTGGGATCAGCCGTCGCTCCGGTATCGTGTCGAAGGCGACGTCGAGCTTGTCGAGATGAAGGCAAGAACCTCATCGGCTGGCATGGCCTTACCAAAAAGATAGCCCTGCCCATACTCGCACCCAAGAAGTTTCAAATGCTCGTACTGGCTTTCGCGCTCGATCCCTTCAGCGGTGGTCTCCACACCCAGGCCTTGTCCGAGGCCGACGATCGACTTAACAATCTTCGCCTGCTTTTCGTTGGCCTCGAATGAACTGACGAAGCTTCGGTCGATCTTGATCTTGTCAAACGGAATATTCGAAAGCTGCGACAGACTCGAGAAACCAGTGCCGAAGTCATCCAGCGCAATTCTGATGCCAGCCGTTCTCAATTCAACAACGACGGCCATCGCGGCATCAAGATCGCGCACAACCGCGCTCTCCGTCACCTCGATCTCAAGGCGTTCTGCAGGTAACCCGGTCTCCAATAGGATCTTGATGATCCGCGATCCGAGCAGGCGATCTTTAAGCTGTGTGGGCGACAGATTGAAAGCGAGGTAGGTGTCACTCGGCCATAATGCGGCATCCAGACATGCTTGGTGGAGGAGTTGCTCCGATAGCTCCGTGATCAGTCCAGCTTCCTCAGCAACCTCGATGAAGGTCATTGGTGGAATCGAGGTGCCGTCTTTCAGCGTCCAACGAGCGAGTGCTTCAAAACCTAGAACAACTCCTGTTTCCATACCAATAACTGGTTGGTAATGAGGGCGAATGTCACGGTTGCTGATTGCGGCGCGCAGTTTCTTCTCAATTTCCACGCGCTCATCCAGGACGGTTCGCAGGCTCGGATCATAGATGCAGATCGTGTTCCGGCCCTTGCGTTTGGCCGCGTACATAGCCAGATCAGCGTGCTGCATCGCCTCCTCAAAACAACTTATGGAGGGGAGCGGGGCAACGCCGATCGAAGCGCCAACATCCACTTGAATACCAGCGATGACCATACGGTCGCCTAAGACCTGTAGGAGGCGGTCGCATAATTGCGTTGCACCGTCACCAGTGGACGGGGTGACAAGTAAAAACTCATCGCCTCCCAGGCGAATGATGACCTCCGATGGGAAGGCTTCAATCATGCGCTCACTGAGCGTTACAAGCAATTCGTCTCCCCCGTGATGACCCACGAGATCGTTTACTTTCTTAAAACCGTCGAGATCGATGGCGATGACGGCGCCACTGTTGAGGATTCCCCAGTTACCATCTTTGAGCCGGGCTTCCAGGAAATGGCGATTTGCCAACCGTGTCAACGGATCATGATATGCGAACCAAACAGCCTCCTCCTCGGCTCTGCCGCGCTGCCTCGTCTCCCTTTTCAGTTCCGCGAGACGCCGACCGGCATAAATAAATCCCATGAGGCCCGCCGTCAAAAGGGCCAGCAAGGCTTCGTCCGCCTGCCAATCTTCGTGCTCTTCTAAGAACCCGACTAGGAACTCGAACGCATTGAAGTGATGGGCTAAGCCGAAGACCACGAGCCCAGCAGCTGTTAGGATCAGGCCATCACGTATCGCCGCGTTCTTCAAGAAACCCATGTCGTTTTCCACTCGTAAGCCACTCGTCCGAGAATATTCGCAATTGCTTTCGAATTCGTTCGGATGAGGCAGTGGTGGCGTTAGCCCAGCCGTAGACGGCAGACATCTCCATATAGCGATTGCGTGGAAATGGGTTCGCCAACGATCTATTGGTCGCTACTTTACCGGACATGAGCGACCCGCTAATCCCTCGCCGACCCGGTTCAGTCCCGTCGAAGTGAGGCAACGTCCGAGGGGCGGCATCTGTGACACGGCTCCAAGTGAACCGCCATCGAGTATCAGCTATTTACGGCTTCCTTCAGCGCCTTGGCGGGCTGAAACACGAGCTTTTTCGACGCCGCGATCTTGATCGTATCGCCGGTCGAGGGATTGCGACCATCACGTTCCGGCCTGTCCTGGACCTTGAATTTTCCAAAACCGTTCAACGAAACTTCCTCGCCTTTTGACGCCGCTTGCGAAATGCTTTTCAGGACATCTTCGACAATGGCTTTGGCCTGGATTTTCGTCAGCCCGTGTGCCTCGGCAAGGCCTTCAGCCAGATCGTTCGTACTAATGGCCATTTGTTATCCTCCCTTAGTGGTTCGACGGTGCATGCTATCGTAAGCACGGACCGCCGTCGTGACCGAATATTTAGTCGAGCGTGGCCAGGAAACTCTGCAGCATTTCATTGAATATGTGATGTTGCATCCAATGGGGACCGTGACCGGCGCCAGCAAGACGCAACGGGCGGTCGGTCCACAACTTTGCGTAGTTCAGCGAGTCGATATAGTCGAGATTGATCACCGGATCGTCTGCGCCATTGACGATCGCCAGCGGCACGGTTGACCTTTGGACGAGATCGCGCTGATCGATCTGCGTTCCGGCAAGCACGGCTTCCACCATATATTGCCGCGAGCGCCCGTCCGTGCGGCGAACGGCAGAGGTGTAGAACAGATCGCGCTCGGCTCCAGGTCCCAGCGCCATGGCAACCACGCCTTCAATTTGTTCGTCCGTGAGGACCGGATCGCCAGTATATGCCATTTCAGGGTTGGGCAGAAAGCCAAGCTGCGCACCTTCCGGTCCGGGCGGAATAGGTGGGGTGCCGAAGATCATTACGCCAGCAACGTCGTCTAATCGCGCCACAAGGTCCAGGGCAATATGCCCGCCCAGAGAATGCCCCAGGATAGCAACCCTCTCGATGCCGAGCTTTGCTAGTACTTCGACTACTGCTTCGGCATAACCGCCAAAGCAATATGTGCGCCGAGGATCGACCGCGTCGGAGGATACACCGTGTCCGGGCAGGTCCAGTGATATGAGCCGCCGCGTCTCTGCCAGGGCCTGCTTCTGAAACACGAACATTTCCTTGCACCCCGAATTGCAATGCAGCATCAAAAGCGGCGTCCCGCTGCCTCCAACATCGCTAACTGCGACCCGCCCGTGGGATGTTTCAATAACTGTCTGCTTTTCCATGCGTTTAATCCGAATTCCTGTCGTTCTGCTGCGGTTCGTCCTTCTGATGATAGGAAGACAGCAAGAAAATGGCACCGTTCGATGGCGCCTCGAATTCGCACCACAGCATCGAGCTATCCTGAATTCGATTGGGATCGCTGGCGGCAGCGCGAGTGGTGAGCCCACCGCGAAGCTCAGGCACGTCTGGGATTCCTAAGCACTGGCACCGTCGTGACCCGTGATGAACCATATACCTCCTCCGGATCTTGCGCGACATTGCGCCGCTGCGTTTCGAACGCCGCGACAACCTCTGGCAAAATGACTGGATCGTCATTTGGGACCGAAGGACGTCAGAGATGGGATTTTTGCTGGCATGCGGAAACTGGATGGAAAGCGCGGTAAGCAGCGATGCTCAATCCGCCGCCGGTTTAAATGCGGCGCGAAGGTCTTCGCTGGAAAATGGCTTTGACACCAAGGTTACCCCCGCTGGCAATCCTTCGGGAAGTTCATGCCGACCACTGGCTATAATAATCCCAAGGCGCGAATGCATCTCTCTCGCCTTGACGACCAGCGTCTCTCCACTCATGCCCGGCAGCCCCAAGTCTGTAACGAGGAAGTCGAAGTGGCCTTCCTGTAACATCTCAATCGCCTGTTCGCCACTACCCGCTTCTGCCACCTGATGGCCGTCGTCCGCGATCATGTCGCAGATGTCCATCCGGATCAGCACGTCGTCCTCGACGACCAGGACCTTGAACCGACGCCCTTGGGCTTCCGGTGACACCGGAATCTCAGGCTCTGCCGTAATCGCTGCTGCCTGAGGTTGTCGGGCCGGCAGAACCTGACGGATCTTCCTCGCCAGAGCGTCGCGGGTGTACGGCTTGGAAATTAGTTCCACGCCTGCATCGAGCCGCCCATGATGGACGATCGAATTTTCCGTGTAGCCTGAAGTGAAGAGGACTGACAGGTTTGGTAGCCGCTCTTTGGCTTTGCGTGCCAGTTCCGGGCTTTTGAGTGCGCCGGGCATGACGACATCGGTGAACAACAGATCAATAGGAACGCCGCTTTCAATCACGGAAATCGCACTTTGAGGATCCGATGCTTTCAGAATGCTGTATCCGAGATCCGATAGCAGCTCGATGACGGTGTCGCGGACGTTGTCATCGTCCTCGACGACCAGAATGGTTTCCGACCCGCCGAGCGAAGGACCGACGTCTTGCCTGATTTCCACGTCTTCGGCGGCCGCCGTCTTCGGAAGGTAGAGCTTTACGGTCGTCCCGTGGCCCGGCTCGCTATAGATCTTCACATGCCCGTTCGACTGCTTGACGAAGCCATAGACCATCGAAAGTCCAAGTCCGGTGCCCTTCCCTTCGGCCTTGGTGGAAAAGAAAGGCTCGAAGACCTGCTCTATGACGTCGGGCGTCATTCCGGCACCGGTATCGGTGACCGCCAGCATGACGTATTGGCCAGGCTCGACCTCCGCATGGCGCGCCGCATAGGCGTCGTCCAAAAAGGCGTTACCCGCTTCGATCGTCAGTTTGCCAGCACCATCCATCGCGTCGCGAGCATTGATGGCCAAGTTGAGAACAGCGTTCTCCATCTGCGTCGGATCAATCGACGTGTTCCACAGGCCGCCTGAGACGATCGTCTCGATCTCGATCGCTTCGCCGATAGAGCGACGCAAGAGATCCTCCATATTCGCCAGCAACCTGCCGAGATGAACGACCTTCGGCGCGAGAGGCTGTCGCCGCCCGAATGCCAGAAGCTGGCTCGCCAACTTGCCTCCCCTGGTCACACCGGCAAGAGCGTTACTGACACGCCGTTCGGCGCGCTCATTTCCGACCACATCCTTGGCCAATAAATTGAGATTACCGGAAATTACTTGTAAGAGATTGTTGAAGTCGTGAGCGACGCCACCGGTCAGCTTGCCGATCGTCTCCATCTTCTGGGATTGCTGCAGGGCGTTCTGCATTTCGAGCAGCTGTGCTGTTCGCTCCTCGACGCGGGCCTCAAGCTGCGCGGCGCTGTTTTCGAGAGCTGCTTCTGCTTCCTTCTGGTCATGAATATCGGTATTGGTGCCGATCCAGTGAGCGACACCGCCGCTGTCGGCCTTGATCGGGACGGCGCGCGCAATGTGCCATCGATAGGCGCCATCATGGCGGCGCAGACGAAACTCCACCTGATATTGCCTGGCGGCGGCCCGCGCTTCTGTCCATTCCTGCGCGACGACATCGATATCATCGGGATGCACCATCGCGGCCCAACCATTGCCAGCCAGTTGATCCGGGCTCATGCCACTATAGGCAAACACCTGATCATTGAACCAGTCGAGTGATCCATCGGAGCGTGCCGTCCAGACGTGGTTCGGCATCGATTGCGAAAGCGTCCTGAACCGTTCTTCGCTCTCCAGAACACGTTTCTCAGCAGCTTTACGGATGGTGATGTCGAGAAAGAGCACCGCGAAGCGTTCAGGCCCTACCTTACGGGCATGCGCCTCATACCAGCGGTTTCCAAGCGCCGGGATATAGACCTCGAACTGTCTGGCCTGTCCGGTATCGACGATTTCTCCATACGTGGCGATCAATTCGTCCTGGACGCCTGGTATCGCTTCCCGGACCGGCTGCCCGATCGTCTGGGCGGCAATCAGCCCCGTCTGTCGCTCGAATGCCGGGTTGATATCGATAAAAACAAAGTCGATGACCTTGCCTTCGGCGTCTCGCACCACCTCAGCGGTGAAGAAGCCCTCATGCATCTGCTCAAACAGCCCGCGCCAGCGCTCTTCGCTCTTCTGCAGCGTGACTTCCGCCTGCTTGCGGTCGGTGATGTCGAAAGCGATCCCGACGAAGCGTCTCCGGCCGCTACGTTCGCTGGATATGACCTGGCCTCGCCGCGCGATCCAACTGGTGTCCCCCGTCTTCGGATCGATACGGCGGTACTCGGCATAATCGAGCGGGTTGCTTTGCCCCAGTCGTTCGGGGCCGGAAGCCGCGCGGTCAGCCGGGTGAAGCAGGCTGATGAGAAGATCGTCGGTGACGCGAATTTTGGGGTCTAGACCCCAGACCTTGCGGTATTCCTGTGAGACATGGAGTTCGCCGGTTTCCGGAAACCACTCGAATGTGCCGACACCGCCGGCCTGTTGGGCAATCTCCAACCTCTGCTCGACACGAACCCTTTTCGTCGTGTCTTTCAAAATCACCAGAACGCCGGCCGGTATCCCGTTCGCACCCAGGATCGGGCTGAAGTCGAGATTGAGCCAGACATCCTCTGGACCTGCGCCCCGTTCAATGACGGCATGACGGTCGCGAAACGAGAGGGTTCGTCCACCCAAGACGACCTTGACGACCCTGGTGTTGAGCGCCGCCAGTTCTGGCCAAGCTTCTGAAATCGGCCGGCCGAGAAACGCGGAATGCCCTTGTCCGACGAAATCGGCGTAGGCATCGTTGTGGAGAACCAAGCCGTCCTCGCCCCAGAGGATTGCCATCGGAACGCCCGCACTGAGGATCAGGCCCAGCGCCTGCTCAAGCACCGTCGGCCACGCCGCGCGCGGCCCTAACCCCGTGAAACTCCAGTCGATCGTGTCAATCGAGCGGGCCAGGTCCCCGCGTCGTCCGTTAGAAGGAGCTTGAGCATTCAGTTTCGGCATGTTGATTTCGCGCAATGATAAAAGCCGCGCTATATCAGACATTCGCAAAAACGTACATGACAATAGCTCTCATCAGGAGCGCTCACGGCAGCCGATCAAGATCTCAATCAGCAGGTGGCCGTCCACCATCTCTCGGTATCACTGTGCGGCCGCCGCTTTCGAGAAAACAAGCGTGACACTCATGCCGGCCTGCGGCGACGAGTTGACTTCGATATCGGCCCGGGCGTTCTGTTTCAAAGACTGAACGATCATCGCACTCAATTTCCCGCGCTTCGGCCATGTGGCATCCTGAGGGAGGCCCGCGCCGTTATCGGCAACGGTGATACGGCAGCCGGTGTCATCAACGACGCAGCGTAGGGTAATTTCTCCGCCGTCTCGGTCGATGAATGCGTGCTTCAGCGCGTTGGTCAAAACCTCGTTGACGACGAGGCCCGCAGGCATCGCGACATTGACCGACACGGGCCAAGTATCGACCTTCATGTCCAGTCTGATCTCTTCGACGGCGTGCGCGGTCATCACCGAGGCGGCGATCTGGCTGATGTAGGAGCCAAGATCAATCGTCCCGCCTTTTTCCTCGTCCGACAGCGAGCGATAAAGCAGGGCGAGCGCCTCGATCCGCCCTGCAAGCTGCGCAAAGCGCTCACTTGCTTCGCTGTGCTGGACGTTGCGCGCCTCCATCCTGATCAGTGCAGTGATCATCTGGAGATTATTTTTGACACGGTGCTGCAGCTCGCGCAAAAGGACGTCTTTTTCCGCCAGCATCTCGCTGACACTTTGATCGGACTGTGCCTGATTGCGAGCGGCGAAGGCAACCAGGCGGAAAAGCGGAGCACCGTCGTCGTCGACGATTGTGTTCGACCATACGTCGATCGTCAGGCTTTCGACCGGTTCATTGGCGAGAAAGAATGCCCCAATATACTCTTCTCCGGACGTCACCGCAGATGTCAGCGATGCCTCGCCTGCGACCGCGCCGGCATTCAGGTCTACCTTCGACCAGGGTTTTCCCTGGACCTGGTTCGCACTCACAGACGTAAGTCGCTCAAACTCCAGATTGACGTAGATCAGCGCCTCGCTTTCTCCAAGTTCGGATACAGCGACAGCAAATGGCACATGATCGAGAAATTGTCGAAACCGGTGGTCATCCAAGGCTGCGGCAAGATGGGGTAGACTAGCTATACCTTCTGGAGAAAGGTTGTTGTCTTCGGTATCACTCATGGGAACGTGCTCAACAGAGGGGCGGGTTGGCTCTGCACAGCACGATAGATCTGCGGTAGCTTCAAAAACCTCCATCGTGAAAATTCGGGCGTCAAAATATACTGACAGCCTACCCGAGCATTCGTTTGATGGCAGAAACTATATCAGTATGAGTATAGGGCTTCGGAAAAAAGCAACTTCGTGCGGGCATCTGCGCAGGTCCGACCCGCTTATGTCCGGAGGTGATGATGATTTCGATCGGCGGCCAGCGATCTCGCACCACATGAGCAAATTCGATGCCATTCAACTCGCCCGGCATATCGATGTCGGTGAAGATCACACGAATATCGGCGCACGCGCTCAGGACCACCAATGCGTCACTGGCATTGGCTGCCTCGCAGACGTTAAATCCGGCATCGGCCAGATCGTCCGCGACCGTCATTCGGATTATGGGCTCGTCTTCCACAATCAGGACCGTTATCGGCGCCATGCTTCTTCTTCTCATTCCAACTACGGTCGCAGATCGTGCCAAATAACTGCCTGAAGTCGCGTTTGTTCCTCTGTTTGTCGCTGTATGAGACGTGTCTGATCGGAGAAGATCTTCGTGTCGGGTGACGCCGATTGGCGAACGTTCTCAGGATTTGCATCTCTTGCTGAGCCAGCGCTAGCCAGTATACATTTTGTCGGCTTCGATTCGAAGTAGGCGGTACGGAGCCTCGCGCTCGACGATCATGAGGATCAGAATGTATCTCGACACACAAATCTCGCTTGATTGGCAACAGCGTGGCATGAATGCTCGGGTGCTCGGGCTAAAGATTGATGCCAATCCTGTCCTGCCTTACGTCTCCCGTGCACAAGAAGCTGTAGAGAAAGACGAGTGGTTACAGAAGGCTGACGCCTGGTCATTCGGCTGGTGCATCGAGGATGCAAGCCGATCGGTCGGTGATAGGCATCACCTCTTTGAAAAATTCGACCCTATCTCGCTGTCGCGAGAAACTCCTCAGTCTTTAGCAATTTAAGCTGCGCCGAGAAGCGATCTCCAAGCACGTCGACGGCGGCATCATGAGTCTCGTCCGCGCCGCTACAGACGGCGTCGCTCAGTACGATCACCTGTAAACCGAGATCGATAGCGCCGAGTACCGTTGCCAGAACACACACATCGGTCTCGCCACCGGTAACTACGACAGTGTCAACGCCTTTCTGCCGTAGGTGCGAAAACAGTCTGCCATCAACCCAGGGCGAATATGTCATTTTGTCGAAGATACCAGCGGGCGGCACGAGCTTCTGAAGCGGAGGAGAAAGTTCGAGCAGCTCCCGAGGCAGATGCTCGCCCGTCATCATCCACCATTTGTGATAGTAGTCCCTCCAACTGCCGGAAGCGTCTTCTGGGCATTTTGGCGGAATGAAGCGCGTAAAAACTGTTCTTTCAGCGTGGCGTTCCGAAACGTCGAGAAGTTGCGGGAGAACACGCACCATCCACGGAACATACCACGGTGTGTCTTCTGCAAACATTCTTTGGGCATCAACGCATATATGCCGCCAGTTGCCGATCTCTTTCATTACTTTCCTCCCGCCGATGCCAACGAACCTCAACCAGGTTGGGAAGTTCCGTGTCGGTCAATCGGGGACCTTTTCTTTCAGCTCCTTAAGCCACACTCGCGCATTCCCATCCGATGGTGCCCGCCAGTCGCCGCGTGGAGAGAGCGAGCCCCCGGACGTGACTTTCGGCCCGTTCGGAGAAGCGGAGCGCTTGAACTGGCTGATCGTGAAAAAACGAAACAGGAAAGTTTCCAACCAGTGTTTGATGGTCGGCAGGTCGAACTCGCGCTTTTTGGCTTCTGGAAAATGAGCCGGCCACGGCCCGGATCCGCGAGAACGCCAAGCGGCATGGGCGAGATAGGCAACCTTCGACGGTTTCAGTCCGAAACGGGTGATGTAATAGAGGAAGAAGTCGTGTAGGTCGTATGGACCGATCTTATCCTCAGTGCTCTGGATCTGCCCCTGATCGTCCGCGGGAACGAGTTCTGGCGAGATGACGGTGTCGAGAATTCTGCTGAGCGTCACGCCGGTTTCAGGGTCAAAAATCTCAGATTTGATCACCCAGCGGATAAGATGCTGGATCAGCGTCTTCGAGACCGAGGCGTTGACGTTGTAGTGGCTCATTTGATCGCCGACGCCGTATGTCGACCAGCCGAGGCCGATCTCCGAAAGATCTCCGGTTCCTAAAACCAGTGCCCCACGCTGATTCGCGGCCCGAAACAGGAAGTCGGTTCGAAGCCCGGCCTGGACAT contains the following coding sequences:
- a CDS encoding CrpP-related protein, yielding MYLDTQISLDWQQRGMNARVLGLKIDANPVLPYVSRAQEAVEKDEWLQKADAWSFGWCIEDASRSVGDRHHLFEKFDPISLSRETPQSLAI
- a CDS encoding hybrid sensor histidine kinase/response regulator, whose translation is MPKLNAQAPSNGRRGDLARSIDTIDWSFTGLGPRAAWPTVLEQALGLILSAGVPMAILWGEDGLVLHNDAYADFVGQGHSAFLGRPISEAWPELAALNTRVVKVVLGGRTLSFRDRHAVIERGAGPEDVWLNLDFSPILGANGIPAGVLVILKDTTKRVRVEQRLEIAQQAGGVGTFEWFPETGELHVSQEYRKVWGLDPKIRVTDDLLISLLHPADRAASGPERLGQSNPLDYAEYRRIDPKTGDTSWIARRGQVISSERSGRRRFVGIAFDITDRKQAEVTLQKSEERWRGLFEQMHEGFFTAEVVRDAEGKVIDFVFIDINPAFERQTGLIAAQTIGQPVREAIPGVQDELIATYGEIVDTGQARQFEVYIPALGNRWYEAHARKVGPERFAVLFLDITIRKAAEKRVLESEERFRTLSQSMPNHVWTARSDGSLDWFNDQVFAYSGMSPDQLAGNGWAAMVHPDDIDVVAQEWTEARAAARQYQVEFRLRRHDGAYRWHIARAVPIKADSGGVAHWIGTNTDIHDQKEAEAALENSAAQLEARVEERTAQLLEMQNALQQSQKMETIGKLTGGVAHDFNNLLQVISGNLNLLAKDVVGNERAERRVSNALAGVTRGGKLASQLLAFGRRQPLAPKVVHLGRLLANMEDLLRRSIGEAIEIETIVSGGLWNTSIDPTQMENAVLNLAINARDAMDGAGKLTIEAGNAFLDDAYAARHAEVEPGQYVMLAVTDTGAGMTPDVIEQVFEPFFSTKAEGKGTGLGLSMVYGFVKQSNGHVKIYSEPGHGTTVKLYLPKTAAAEDVEIRQDVGPSLGGSETILVVEDDDNVRDTVIELLSDLGYSILKASDPQSAISVIESGVPIDLLFTDVVMPGALKSPELARKAKERLPNLSVLFTSGYTENSIVHHGRLDAGVELISKPYTRDALARKIRQVLPARQPQAAAITAEPEIPVSPEAQGRRFKVLVVEDDVLIRMDICDMIADDGHQVAEAGSGEQAIEMLQEGHFDFLVTDLGLPGMSGETLVVKAREMHSRLGIIIASGRHELPEGLPAGVTLVSKPFSSEDLRAAFKPAAD
- a CDS encoding alpha/beta fold hydrolase, which produces MEKQTVIETSHGRVAVSDVGGSGTPLLMLHCNSGCKEMFVFQKQALAETRRLISLDLPGHGVSSDAVDPRRTYCFGGYAEAVVEVLAKLGIERVAILGHSLGGHIALDLVARLDDVAGVMIFGTPPIPPGPEGAQLGFLPNPEMAYTGDPVLTDEQIEGVVAMALGPGAERDLFYTSAVRRTDGRSRQYMVEAVLAGTQIDQRDLVQRSTVPLAIVNGADDPVINLDYIDSLNYAKLWTDRPLRLAGAGHGPHWMQHHIFNEMLQSFLATLD
- a CDS encoding sensor histidine kinase, whose translation is MSDTEDNNLSPEGIASLPHLAAALDDHRFRQFLDHVPFAVAVSELGESEALIYVNLEFERLTSVSANQVQGKPWSKVDLNAGAVAGEASLTSAVTSGEEYIGAFFLANEPVESLTIDVWSNTIVDDDGAPLFRLVAFAARNQAQSDQSVSEMLAEKDVLLRELQHRVKNNLQMITALIRMEARNVQHSEASERFAQLAGRIEALALLYRSLSDEEKGGTIDLGSYISQIAASVMTAHAVEEIRLDMKVDTWPVSVNVAMPAGLVVNEVLTNALKHAFIDRDGGEITLRCVVDDTGCRITVADNGAGLPQDATWPKRGKLSAMIVQSLKQNARADIEVNSSPQAGMSVTLVFSKAAAAQ
- a CDS encoding response regulator; its protein translation is MAPITVLIVEDEPIIRMTVADDLADAGFNVCEAANASDALVVLSACADIRVIFTDIDMPGELNGIEFAHVVRDRWPPIEIIITSGHKRVGPAQMPARSCFFPKPYTHTDIVSAIKRMLG
- a CDS encoding putative bifunctional diguanylate cyclase/phosphodiesterase, giving the protein MGFLKNAAIRDGLILTAAGLVVFGLAHHFNAFEFLVGFLEEHEDWQADEALLALLTAGLMGFIYAGRRLAELKRETRQRGRAEEEAVWFAYHDPLTRLANRHFLEARLKDGNWGILNSGAVIAIDLDGFKKVNDLVGHHGGDELLVTLSERMIEAFPSEVIIRLGGDEFLLVTPSTGDGATQLCDRLLQVLGDRMVIAGIQVDVGASIGVAPLPSISCFEEAMQHADLAMYAAKRKGRNTICIYDPSLRTVLDERVEIEKKLRAAISNRDIRPHYQPVIGMETGVVLGFEALARWTLKDGTSIPPMTFIEVAEEAGLITELSEQLLHQACLDAALWPSDTYLAFNLSPTQLKDRLLGSRIIKILLETGLPAERLEIEVTESAVVRDLDAAMAVVVELRTAGIRIALDDFGTGFSSLSQLSNIPFDKIKIDRSFVSSFEANEKQAKIVKSIVGLGQGLGVETTAEGIERESQYEHLKLLGCEYGQGYLFGKAMPADEVLAFISTSSTSPSTRYRSDG
- a CDS encoding cysteine hydrolase family protein; translation: MKEIGNWRHICVDAQRMFAEDTPWYVPWMVRVLPQLLDVSERHAERTVFTRFIPPKCPEDASGSWRDYYHKWWMMTGEHLPRELLELSPPLQKLVPPAGIFDKMTYSPWVDGRLFSHLRQKGVDTVVVTGGETDVCVLATVLGAIDLGLQVIVLSDAVCSGADETHDAAVDVLGDRFSAQLKLLKTEEFLATAR
- a CDS encoding HU family DNA-binding protein, whose product is MAISTNDLAEGLAEAHGLTKIQAKAIVEDVLKSISQAASKGEEVSLNGFGKFKVQDRPERDGRNPSTGDTIKIAASKKLVFQPAKALKEAVNS